TACTGGATTTATTTAGATCAGTAGATTATTTATTAATCGCAGCCAACCTCCCTGTCTTTGTTCTAGGCATCGCAGTCAATTCTTATAAATGGAATCTACTAATACCAAACTATCGTTTTTCAACTCTATTCACCTCAAACCTAATCTCTGCCTATTATGCAATCTTTATGCCTGGGCAGGTTGCAAGTGAAGCTCTGAAGATTTATAGAATGAAAGATGTCAAAGAAAATGATGTTGCTCGAATAACTTGCTCTGTCTTTGTAGATAAACTCATTGGTGTTATTGGCTTATTAATTGTTGGATCCGCTGGAATCCTGCTCTCTAGTCACAAAGAAAAGCTAATGCCGCTGCTTTACGCATTTGCTTTAAGTATCTCCGGAGTCCTGCTTCTTATTTTCAACACTGCTTTAATCATCAAAATCTTTAGATTTATAAGTAAGGGCTTAAGCAAATTACAAATTATTAAAAAACTCGATGAATTACTCTTGTCTTTTGAAAATAGTTTCAATGAAATTTTGCACGGACAATATATTTTAGTCTCAAAAGCTATTCTCTTGAGTATTATTTTCCAGACAATTAATATCATTGGCAACTACTTAGTAGCACAAGCCATTCATCTTGATGTCGCTTTTGTTGACTTTCTTTGGATCATTGCCTTGATCTCTATCGCTCTGGTATTGCCGATTACAGTCGGTGGCTTAGGGATTAGAGAACTAAGCTTTGT
The Cyanobacteriota bacterium genome window above contains:
- a CDS encoding lysylphosphatidylglycerol synthase transmembrane domain-containing protein; translation: MKYIKYIAGILILVLVLNNSNLGAVLDLFRSVDYLLIAANLPVFVLGIAVNSYKWNLLIPNYRFSTLFTSNLISAYYAIFMPGQVASEALKIYRMKDVKENDVARITCSVFVDKLIGVIGLLIVGSAGILLSSHKEKLMPLLYAFALSISGVLLLIFNTALIIKIFRFISKGLSKLQIIKKLDELLLSFENSFNEILHGQYILVSKAILLSIIFQTINIIGNYLVAQAIHLDVAFVDFLWIIALISIALVLPITVGGLGIRELSFVGVFKFLNLPIEGALALSIASYGMLIYHSSFGYLVDLVWGVKQDPET